The following are from one region of the Halarcobacter sp. genome:
- a CDS encoding cation:proton antiporter: MGEEILIIISISLIIFLSPLVSRVLKLPTITVEIMLGAIAAYFAIIVEHSILELVAELGFLYLMFLAGLEVDLKKLINISGSLLRKSIFYNVILFSLATAITLYLDLGKIFIIVLPLISIGLLAALKKEYGDVEWIKLSITVGLIGEIVSIFALTTVAAALEFGINSEFYKTMVLFVIFLVAMVLLYKLFHNLIWWYPEIKAYLMPEDDYQEQDIRVSMAIFFLMISVMIYLHLEVAFGAFIAGTFITTFFEEHNKQLPHKLEHFGFGWLVPIFFIYIGSSFDLASLAEDGLVKTAFLIAIAMILIRFVASFLFIKEMGWSKFHMIGLSHSMPLTLLIAVATIAYHNHSITQFYYYAFILSSIMEVLIVMVAIRILSSLIKPTNKSA; encoded by the coding sequence ATGGGAGAAGAGATACTAATAATTATATCAATATCATTGATTATTTTTCTTTCTCCACTTGTCTCTCGTGTATTAAAACTTCCTACTATTACAGTTGAGATAATGTTAGGTGCAATTGCTGCGTATTTCGCAATTATTGTAGAGCATTCAATTCTAGAGCTTGTGGCAGAATTAGGGTTTTTATACCTGATGTTTTTAGCAGGTCTAGAAGTTGATTTAAAAAAGCTTATAAATATATCTGGAAGTCTACTTCGTAAATCGATTTTTTATAATGTCATTCTATTTTCTTTAGCTACAGCTATTACTTTATATCTAGATTTAGGAAAAATATTTATTATTGTATTACCATTAATCTCTATAGGTTTACTAGCAGCATTAAAAAAAGAGTATGGTGATGTTGAGTGGATTAAACTATCAATTACAGTGGGACTAATTGGAGAGATTGTATCTATCTTTGCTCTTACTACTGTTGCTGCTGCTTTAGAGTTTGGTATCAACTCAGAGTTTTATAAAACTATGGTTTTATTTGTAATATTCTTAGTTGCAATGGTTCTTTTATATAAACTATTCCATAATCTTATTTGGTGGTATCCAGAAATAAAAGCATATCTTATGCCTGAAGATGATTATCAAGAACAAGATATTCGTGTATCTATGGCTATATTCTTCCTAATGATATCTGTGATGATTTATTTACATTTAGAAGTGGCATTTGGAGCATTTATTGCAGGTACTTTTATTACTACATTTTTTGAAGAACACAATAAACAACTTCCACATAAACTAGAACACTTTGGTTTTGGTTGGCTAGTTCCTATATTTTTTATATATATAGGTTCCTCTTTTGATTTAGCTTCATTAGCTGAAGATGGTTTAGTAAAAACTGCATTTTTGATTGCCATTGCTATGATTTTGATTAGATTTGTTGCTTCATTTTTATTTATCAAAGAGATGGGATGGAGTAAATTTCATATGATAGGACTTTCTCATTCTATGCCATTAACTCTTTTAATTGCAGTTGCTACAATCGCATATCATAATCACTCTATAACGCAATTTTATTATTATGCCTTTATTCTTTCTTCTATTATGGAAGTATTAATTGTAATGGTTGCTATTAGAATCTTATCAAGTCTTATTAAGCCAACAAATAAATCTGCTTAA
- a CDS encoding AMIN domain-containing protein, which produces MKNLFTLLLVLSVSLIARENPFEATNAYEEEAARIIEMNEVEEDYAVEFQQEQQYVNEMYEKMNKPEEEKPKVPALTEEKVQKMINKAQKETEKKAKTIAKEIIVEQPKQVEQVVYVKPRLDVVNEKQLLPFVKVEYDNDRIDIFSKYSVSKKITLPGEKKVVLDFNAKENFYTVRDELKSTNFPKIAVGNHKNENFFRIVIELASTPDDYEVTYDNKKVSIIKLYE; this is translated from the coding sequence ATGAAAAACTTATTTACACTATTATTAGTATTATCTGTTAGTTTAATTGCGAGAGAAAATCCCTTTGAAGCAACAAATGCTTATGAAGAAGAAGCAGCAAGAATCATTGAAATGAATGAAGTTGAAGAGGATTATGCAGTAGAGTTTCAACAAGAGCAACAATACGTAAATGAGATGTACGAAAAAATGAATAAGCCTGAAGAAGAGAAACCTAAAGTACCTGCTTTAACAGAAGAAAAAGTACAAAAAATGATTAATAAGGCACAAAAAGAAACTGAGAAAAAAGCAAAAACTATTGCAAAAGAAATTATAGTTGAACAACCAAAACAAGTTGAACAAGTTGTTTATGTAAAACCACGACTTGATGTTGTAAATGAAAAACAACTTCTTCCTTTTGTAAAAGTTGAATATGATAATGATAGAATTGATATCTTCTCTAAATACTCTGTTAGTAAAAAAATAACACTTCCAGGTGAGAAAAAAGTTGTTCTTGATTTTAATGCAAAAGAAAATTTCTACACAGTAAGAGATGAATTAAAATCTACAAATTTCCCTAAGATTGCTGTAGGAAACCATAAAAATGAAAACTTTTTTAGAATTGTAATTGAACTTGCAAGTACTCCAGATGATTATGAAGTAACTTATGACAACAAAAAAGTTAGTATAATAAAACTTTACGAATAA
- a CDS encoding biotin synthase translates to MSVNDKNKDIFLCAICNIESGTCNEDCKFCTQSVKYKADIQRYKQKEIEQIVEEAKRARENNANGFCLVTAGKGLTDKRLEFVCEAARAVKKENLGLILIACNGTASVEQLQTLKEAGVDAYNHNLETAQDFYSEIVTTHSWEERYQTCKNVKEVGLRLVCGGIFGLGETQEQRVSMLESIASLEPMNVPLNFYIDNPALPIKASTISREEAFDLIKLARKMVPNAMKIMVAGGRELMFGEEQYKIFENGANAFVIGDYLTTAGKSPKEDMEELERLGFKITREKN, encoded by the coding sequence ATGAGCGTAAATGATAAAAATAAAGATATTTTTTTATGTGCCATTTGTAATATAGAGAGTGGTACATGTAATGAAGACTGCAAATTTTGTACTCAAAGTGTAAAGTACAAAGCAGATATTCAAAGATATAAACAAAAAGAGATAGAACAAATAGTTGAAGAGGCAAAAAGAGCAAGAGAGAACAATGCCAATGGTTTTTGCCTTGTAACAGCAGGAAAAGGCCTTACAGACAAAAGATTAGAGTTTGTTTGTGAAGCTGCACGTGCAGTAAAAAAAGAAAACTTAGGACTAATTTTAATTGCTTGTAATGGAACAGCAAGTGTTGAGCAACTTCAAACTTTAAAAGAAGCTGGAGTTGATGCTTATAATCATAATCTTGAAACAGCACAAGATTTTTATTCTGAAATCGTTACAACTCACTCTTGGGAAGAGAGATATCAAACATGTAAAAATGTAAAAGAGGTTGGATTAAGATTAGTTTGTGGAGGAATTTTTGGTTTAGGAGAAACACAAGAGCAAAGAGTTTCAATGCTTGAATCTATTGCTTCATTGGAGCCTATGAATGTGCCATTAAACTTTTATATTGATAATCCTGCTTTACCTATTAAAGCTAGTACAATTAGTAGAGAAGAAGCTTTTGATTTAATTAAACTAGCAAGAAAGATGGTTCCAAATGCAATGAAAATTATGGTTGCAGGTGGAAGAGAGCTTATGTTTGGTGAAGAACAGTATAAAATCTTTGAAAATGGAGCAAATGCTTTTGTTATTGGTGATTACTTAACTACAGCTGGAAAATCTCCTAAAGAAGATATGGAAGAGCTTGAAAGATTAGGCTTTAAAATTACAAGAGAAAAAAATTAA
- a CDS encoding YfcE family phosphodiesterase — MKVGILSDSHYKSDYTKEVINLLKENQAEYLIHAGDLCMEENLKHLEESGLTYVSVFGNNDFSLIELSSKYNIKQEPYYFKIKDISFKLMHLPFYLTGDSDIVIYGHTHIFETDYKNGTLFLNPGEVCAREKPLVECILLDINENEYIIHYYSKDINENKFLKKEIKYERK, encoded by the coding sequence GGTTATAAACCTTTTAAAAGAGAACCAAGCAGAATACTTAATTCATGCTGGTGATTTATGTATGGAAGAAAATTTAAAACACTTAGAAGAATCAGGTTTAACTTATGTTAGCGTATTTGGGAACAACGATTTTTCTTTGATTGAATTATCTTCTAAATACAATATAAAGCAAGAACCCTATTATTTTAAGATTAAAGATATTAGTTTCAAACTTATGCATTTGCCTTTTTATTTAACAGGTGATAGCGATATCGTAATCTATGGACATACACATATTTTTGAAACCGATTATAAAAATGGAACACTATTCCTAAATCCTGGTGAAGTATGTGCTAGGGAGAAACCTTTAGTTGAATGTATCTTGCTAGATATTAATGAAAATGAGTATATAATCCACTATTACTCAAAAGATATAAATGAAAATAAATTTTTAAAAAAAGAGATTAAATATGAGCGTAAATGA
- a CDS encoding septum formation initiator family protein has translation MKEKKHTIKKFSLLAIFSIAVTIFLGYHVSNVLFGDNSLEVYSSLKHKKAYLKSEIKRLQEENAYLQKEYFELKNLEPEE, from the coding sequence ATGAAAGAAAAAAAACATACAATTAAGAAATTTTCGTTACTAGCAATATTTTCTATTGCTGTAACGATTTTTCTTGGTTATCATGTTTCTAATGTTCTTTTTGGAGATAATTCTTTAGAGGTTTATAGTTCTCTAAAGCATAAAAAAGCATATCTTAAAAGTGAAATAAAAAGATTGCAAGAAGAAAATGCCTATCTTCAAAAAGAGTATTTTGAACTTAAAAATTTGGAGCCTGAAGAATGA